The proteins below come from a single Hirundo rustica isolate bHirRus1 chromosome 6, bHirRus1.pri.v3, whole genome shotgun sequence genomic window:
- the RHOV gene encoding rho-related GTP-binding protein RhoV — MPPQELLDYAPALRRHSPPRGSGPELGIKCVLVGDGAVGKTSLVVSYTTNGYPDEYQPTALDTFSVQVLVDGAPVRIQLWDTAGQEDFDCLRSLCYPDTDVFLVCFSVVNPSSFQNITEKWIPEIRTHNPRAPVLLVGTQADLRDDVNVLISLDRYHVKPVPRPQAEGLADKIRAEAYLECSALTQKNLKEVFDMAIVSGVEHKARQEKKMTAKGIKTLSKCRWKKFFCFV; from the exons ATGCCtccccaggagctcctggattACGCGCCCGCCCTACGGAGACACAGCCCGCCCCGGGGCAGCGGCCCGGAGCTGGGAATCAAGTGCGTGCTGGTGGGCGATGGCGCCGTGGGCAAGACCAGCCTGGTGGTCAGCTACACCACCAACGGGTACCCCGACGAGTACCAGCCCACCGCCCTCGACACCTTCTCCG TGCAGGTCCTCGTGGATGGAGCCCCAGTCCGGATTCAGCTGTGGGACACTGCTGGACAG GAGGACTTTGACTGTTTGCGCTCTCTTTGTTACCCTGACACCGATGTCTTCCTTGTCTGCTTCAGTGTGGTAAACCCAAGCTCCTTCCAAAACATTACAGAGAAATGGATCCCTGAGATACGAACTCACAACCCCCGGGCACCAGTGCTGCTAGTGGGGACACAGGCAGACTTGCGGGACGATGTCAATGTCCTCATCAGCCTGGATCGCTACCACGTGAAGCCTGTGCCCCGGCCCCAGGCAGAAGGTCTAGCTGACAAAATCCGGGCTGAAGCCTACCTGGAATGCTCAGCACTGACCCAGAAGAACCTTAAAGAAGTTTTTGACATGGCCATTGTCAGCGGTGTTGAGCACAAGGCACGTCAGGAAAAGAAGATGACTGCCAAAGGCATCAAGACTCTCTCTAAGTGTCGCTGGAAGAAGTTCTTCTGCTTTGTCTGA